One window from the genome of Bufo bufo chromosome 4, aBufBuf1.1, whole genome shotgun sequence encodes:
- the LOC120997357 gene encoding cystatin-like codes for MMSAGLCSRALVALSLLSVYVYADIGPGGLQWQDPIDPDVVKAATFAVSEYNQLPNEVYDYKLVKILSAETQVVAGIIYVLNVEIGRTDCKRASTGEKSSCDIIRDSKLAKTLLCEFAVLEVPWENVESLLSSYCRILQ; via the exons ATGATGTCAGCAGGGTTGTGTTCCAGAGCTTTAGTGGCTCTGTCCCTCTTGTCTGTATATGTGTATGCGGACATTGGTCCTGGAGGCCTTCAGTGGCAGGATCCCATTGACCCAGATGTTGTAAAGGCAGCTACCTTTGCAGTCAGTGAGTACAATCAACTACCCAATGAGGTGTATGATTACAAGCTAGTGAAGATTTTGTCTGCTGAAACTCAG GTCGTTGCTGGTATAATCTATGTTTTAAATGTAGAAATTGGTAGGACAGATTGCAAGAGAGCCTCAACAGGTGAGAAGAGTTCCTGTGACATCATTCGAGACTCAAAATTGGCCAAG ACCTTATTGTGCGAGTTTGCAGTACTGGAGGTGCCATGGGAGAATGTGGAAAGCCTTCTGTCATCATACTGCAGGATCCTGCAGTAA
- the LOC120999289 gene encoding protein kinase C delta type-like — translation MPKNEGKKKRKHLDEGEKKEEEKNGGDDVQEKPGKAEKPRKNRFLARLQKTWARIAGHRRRRTSIQEKRSFEELPGPSQIIIVDSTVDIPPKEKEKMDQTEVNQIIMADYKETELVTDNLVEQEMLAEYHQIHDLIHNMEELYIQYYGGQDKEQQYEAEMLAEYHQIHDLIHRMEDLYVQYYGGQDGEELQNEDGNNKKDGEEGQENAQRDKKSQKSLFLNRLQKSWARIAGFKWKRTSPIKEQSPCEILGPSHIRAKVSTKGKKKEDDKGENKSMKVSDKRKDDGSEKSSNNSSSLEREKPEELSRSTKTSQSSSSHQQKTGNCLEEPDQSGKKTPATVPLSLQSFTFHQKLGAGSFGQVYLARDVIRQECVAIKVADKQDFTERGYSLVERHILQLSHQSPYLIHGLAAFHTRNFVYYVMELATRGDLFVFMRKIFPLDTATIRFILAEVVCGTEFLHNKDILHRDLKPLNILLTVDGHVKITDFGMAAMGVHQGPSKRCIGTPGFAAPELVNGHSHGRGVDYFPIGVILYKLYTRKAPFPGKHQIEIEHSVLNCPPVSRESLTPEVNNLLQGLLCKNQFQRLGVKGDIKKPSISCRHQLGRCRSQKNGTTSDHDGSSY, via the exons ATGCCAAAAAATGAAGGCAAAAAGAAGAGAAAACATTTAGATGAAGgagagaagaaggaggaagaAAAGAATGGTGGTGATGATGTCCAGGAGAAGCCAGGTAAAGCTGAGAAACCAAGAAAGAACCGGTTCTTAGCACGCCTGCAGAAAACCTGGGCAAGGATTGCTGGGCATAGGAGGAGAAGAACTTCCATCCAAGAAAAGAGAAGTTTTGAAGAACTCCCAGGACCCAGCCAAATCATTATTGTGGACAGCACAG TTGACATTCCACCAAAAGAGAAGGAAAAGATGGACCAAACGGAGGTAAATCAGATCATCATGGCTGATTACAAGGAGACAGAACTGGTGACAGACAATTTAGTGgaacaggaaatgctagcagaataccATCAGATTCATGACCTGATCCACAACATGGAAGAACTCTACATCCAGTACTATGGTGGACAGGATAAAGAACAACAATATGAAGCTGAAATGCTAGCGGAATACCATCAGATTCATGACCTGATCCACAGGATGGAAGATCTGTACGTCCAGTACTATGGTGGACAGGATGGAGAAGAACTGCAAAATGAGGATGGAAATAACAAGAAAGATGGAGAGGAGGGACAGGAGAATGCACAGAGAGACAAGAAAAGCCAAAAAAGCCTGTTCTTAAACCGCCTACAGAAATCATGGGCGAGGATTGCTGGGTTTAAATGGAAGAGGACAAGTCCCATCAAAGAACAAAGTCCTTGTGAAATCCTAGGACCCAGTCACATCAGAG CCAAAGTGTCAACTAAAGGGAAGAAAAAGGAGGACGATAAAGGGGAAAATAAAAGCATGAAGGTCAGTGATAAGAGAAAAGATGATGGATCTGAAAAGTCAAGCAATAATAGCAGCTCTCTAGAACGGGAGAAACCTGAGGAGCTCAGCAGATCTACCAAAACATCTCAGAGCAGCAGTAGCCATCAACAGAAAACTGGCAACTGTCTGGAGGAACCTGACCAGTCTGGCAAGAAAACACCTGCCACAGTACCCCTTTCATTACAGTCCTTCACTTTCCATCAGAAACTGGGAGCAGGAAGCTTTGGTCAAGTCTACTTGGCAAGAGATGTCATCCGCCAGGAATGTGTTGCCATTAAAGTGGCGGATAAACAGGATTTTACGGAGCGTGGATACAGTTTGGTAGAACGCCATATCCTACAACTATCCCACCAGAGTCCTTATCTAATTCATGGCCTGGCCGCCTTCCACACCCGAAACTTTGTCTATTATGTAATGGAATTGGCCACCAGAGGGGACCTATTTGTTTTTATGAGAAAGATCTTTCCTCTTGATACTGCCACCATACGATTCATCTTGGCAGAAGTGGTCTGTGGCACAGAGTTCCTGCACAACAAAGACATTCTACACAGGGACCTAAAGCCACTAAACATCCTTCTGACAGTAGACGGCCATGTCAAAATAACAGACTTTGGCATGGCAGCAATGGGTGTGCATCAGGGTCCCTCAAAGAGGTGCATAGGTACACCAGGATTCGCAGCCCCAGAACTGGTGAACGGCCACTCACATGGACGAGGGGTAGATTATTTTCCAATTGGCGTGATTCTGTACAAACTCTACACAAGAAAGGCTCCTTTTcctggaaaacatcaaatagaaaTTGAGCATTCTGTCCTCAACTGTCCTCCAGTCTCCCGAGAGTCTCTGACTCCTGAAGTAAACAACCTCTTACAAGGGCTGCTGTGTAAAAATCAGTTCCAGCGGCTAGGAGTGAAGGGAGACATAAAAAAACCATCCATTTCTTGCAGACATCAGTTGGGAAGATGTAGAAGCCAGAAGAATGGCACCACCAGCGACCATGATGGCAGCTCCTATTGA